A portion of the Edaphobacter lichenicola genome contains these proteins:
- a CDS encoding VOC family protein gives MIQKMSHTTIYVTDQDQAKEFYADKLGFDVKTDYSAPNGFRWLTVAPKGQGELEIALLKVGGASNFGKVNDGNADETAKKDVDAMSALLKKGWLSPGAFQTADCRKTCEELKAKGVEFVSEPKDEFYGVSAVIKDPFGNWFSMTQPKNHS, from the coding sequence ATGATTCAGAAGATGTCGCACACAACGATTTATGTAACCGATCAGGACCAAGCCAAGGAGTTCTATGCCGATAAGCTGGGCTTTGACGTTAAAACTGATTACTCGGCGCCCAATGGCTTCCGCTGGCTGACCGTCGCTCCAAAGGGACAAGGAGAACTGGAGATTGCCTTGTTGAAGGTCGGCGGCGCCAGCAACTTCGGCAAGGTGAATGATGGAAATGCCGACGAAACTGCGAAGAAAGACGTCGACGCGATGTCTGCATTGTTGAAAAAAGGCTGGCTCAGCCCCGGCGCCTTCCAAACCGCCGATTGCCGCAAGACCTGTGAAGAGTTGAAAGCCAAAGGCGTAGAGTTCGTCTCCGAACCCAAAGACGAATTCTACGGCGTCTCCGCCGTCATTAAAGATCCGTTCGGCAACTGGTTCAGCATGACCCAACCGAAGAACCATAGCTAA
- a CDS encoding amidohydrolase, producing the protein MKSLTLAAIVLLTTFAQAQQPTADTIYIHGNILTGTHLRPNDPSPTPEKVAALAIADGKILAAGSDSTILKLKTPKTKVIDLHGAFAMPGFNDAHTHMADAGQQKLSINLDGVTSLAEMQQRIRTYAAKAKPGIWLVGGGWDHTLWPGAKLPTRADIDPITAGHPCILSRVDGHIALANSAALTAANITADTPDPTGARIDRDSTGTPTGILRESAATNLVFNKIPPPSLEERREALNVAINDALAHGVTSVQDNSEWEDFLALEELEHSGRLHLRVAEWLAFDQPLPVLEQRRASHPADDPLLHLTMLKGFMDGSLGSRTAALDEPYSDDPNNSGLPRYDQSKLTQLASERAAAGFQLGFHAIGDRANDMALNAFGAADQVALDPCRRALGAGMPVESATSCRPGAPPGDVGPADLRFRVEHAQVLLPGDFDRFASEGVIASMQPSHLLTDMKWATDRLGPERAKYAYAWRSFLNHHVTLAFGTDYPVESIDPFRGLYSAITRQNEAETMTFQPQEKISLNEAIYAYTQASAFAEFREHEKGRLEPGYLADIIVLDRDITTASPQQLLRTKVLRTVVQGDTVYAAYSNQAAKQSVGASN; encoded by the coding sequence GTGAAGTCACTCACTCTAGCCGCAATCGTGCTCCTCACCACCTTCGCTCAGGCGCAGCAGCCCACCGCCGACACCATCTATATCCACGGCAACATCCTCACCGGCACCCACCTCCGCCCCAACGACCCCTCCCCCACCCCCGAAAAGGTCGCCGCCCTGGCAATCGCTGACGGAAAGATCCTCGCCGCAGGCTCCGACAGCACGATTCTGAAACTAAAAACTCCAAAAACGAAGGTTATTGACCTCCACGGCGCCTTCGCGATGCCCGGCTTCAACGATGCCCACACCCACATGGCCGACGCAGGCCAGCAGAAGTTATCCATCAACCTCGACGGCGTGACGTCGCTCGCCGAGATGCAGCAGCGCATTCGCACCTACGCTGCAAAGGCGAAGCCCGGAATATGGCTGGTCGGTGGAGGCTGGGATCATACCCTCTGGCCCGGCGCCAAACTCCCGACTCGCGCCGACATCGACCCCATCACCGCCGGCCACCCCTGCATCCTCAGCCGGGTCGACGGCCACATCGCCCTCGCCAACTCCGCAGCCCTCACCGCCGCCAACATCACCGCCGACACCCCCGACCCCACCGGAGCCAGGATCGACCGCGACTCCACCGGGACCCCCACCGGCATCCTCCGCGAATCTGCCGCGACCAACCTCGTCTTCAACAAAATCCCGCCGCCCAGCCTCGAAGAACGCCGCGAAGCCCTCAATGTAGCTATCAACGATGCCCTCGCTCACGGTGTAACCAGCGTCCAGGACAACTCCGAATGGGAAGACTTCCTCGCCCTTGAAGAGCTCGAACACTCTGGCAGACTCCACCTCCGCGTAGCCGAGTGGCTCGCCTTCGACCAACCCCTTCCAGTCCTCGAACAACGCCGTGCCAGCCATCCAGCAGACGATCCTCTCCTCCACCTCACGATGCTCAAGGGCTTTATGGACGGCTCCCTCGGCTCCCGCACCGCGGCACTCGACGAGCCATACTCCGACGACCCGAACAACTCCGGTCTACCCCGCTACGACCAATCCAAGCTCACCCAACTTGCCTCCGAACGCGCCGCCGCAGGCTTCCAGCTTGGCTTCCACGCCATCGGCGACCGCGCAAACGACATGGCTCTCAACGCCTTCGGCGCAGCCGATCAAGTCGCCCTTGATCCCTGCCGAAGAGCTCTGGGGGCAGGCATGCCAGTAGAGTCAGCTACATCGTGTCGGCCCGGCGCTCCTCCTGGCGACGTTGGCCCGGCCGACCTCCGCTTTCGCGTCGAACACGCACAGGTCCTGCTCCCGGGAGACTTCGACCGCTTCGCTAGCGAAGGCGTCATCGCCTCCATGCAGCCATCCCATCTACTCACCGACATGAAGTGGGCCACCGACCGCCTGGGCCCCGAACGAGCCAAATATGCCTACGCCTGGCGATCCTTCCTCAACCACCACGTAACCCTCGCCTTCGGCACTGACTACCCGGTGGAGTCCATCGATCCCTTCCGCGGTCTCTACTCCGCCATCACCCGACAGAACGAGGCCGAGACCATGACTTTTCAACCGCAGGAAAAAATCTCCCTCAATGAAGCCATCTATGCCTATACCCAGGCATCCGCCTTTGCGGAGTTTCGCGAACACGAAAAAGGCCGGCTCGAACCGGGTTACCTCGCCGACATCATCGTCCTCGATCGCGACATAACCACTGCATCACCTCAACAACTCCTGCGCACAAAAGTCCTTCGTACTGTTGTCCAAGGGGACACTGTCTACGCTGCTTATTCGAATCAAGCCGCCAAGCAATCGGTCGGAGCGAGCAACTAG
- a CDS encoding DMT family transporter, which yields MPHRLSPTTLAHLLLLAVVFVWGATFVLVKDALRDVSPLLFNLLRMALAFVALAVVNYRQLRHIDHYALRSGLIVGILLAVGYQFQTAGLARTTAAKSAFITGLVVVFVPLLTAIPALRPPNTHAPRWTTAIGAILAFAGLFFLTTPTGTSWQTLFLSVGTGDVLTLGCAVAFAAHLLSLAHTSTKVPTGQLATLQIGVAALIMAITLPIGGKPYVVYTPRLLIALVITGLLATAAAFTIQSWAQQHLPPTHTAILLTLEPVFACLTSFFVLHEHLGRRSLSGAALILTGIAFTELFPAGRSVPTYPI from the coding sequence TTGCCTCATCGACTCAGTCCCACGACGTTGGCCCACCTTCTGCTTCTAGCGGTGGTATTCGTCTGGGGTGCGACCTTCGTCCTAGTAAAAGACGCTCTTCGCGATGTTTCTCCCCTTCTTTTCAACCTCCTGCGAATGGCTCTCGCATTCGTCGCCCTGGCAGTTGTGAACTATCGCCAACTCCGACATATCGACCATTACGCGTTGCGGTCCGGTCTCATTGTTGGAATCTTGCTTGCAGTTGGCTATCAATTCCAGACAGCGGGATTAGCTCGCACTACTGCGGCAAAATCTGCCTTCATCACGGGTTTAGTAGTCGTTTTCGTACCTCTCTTGACCGCAATTCCTGCTCTTCGTCCCCCTAACACCCACGCTCCCCGCTGGACGACCGCTATCGGAGCTATCCTCGCCTTCGCTGGTCTATTCTTCCTCACCACGCCAACCGGAACCTCCTGGCAAACTCTCTTCCTAAGCGTAGGCACAGGAGATGTCCTCACACTGGGATGTGCGGTCGCGTTCGCCGCTCACCTTCTATCCCTTGCTCACACGTCTACCAAGGTCCCCACCGGCCAACTCGCGACCCTACAGATCGGCGTTGCCGCGCTTATCATGGCGATAACCTTACCGATTGGTGGAAAACCATATGTGGTTTACACTCCGCGTCTTCTCATAGCCCTTGTGATCACTGGTTTGCTAGCCACTGCAGCGGCGTTTACCATTCAAAGCTGGGCTCAACAACATCTTCCTCCCACTCACACTGCGATCCTGCTGACCCTTGAACCGGTCTTCGCCTGCCTTACTTCATTCTTCGTCCTACATGAACATCTTGGCCGCCGCTCTCTTTCTGGCGCCGCCCTGATTCTTACTGGAATCGCCTTTACTGAGCTCTTTCCCGCTGGGCGGTCCGTTCCAACTTACCCAATCTGA
- a CDS encoding trypsin-like peptidase domain-containing protein, with protein MDTPTNTSPTLFERIRSHRLATTFSLLATLSIGILAGSVLTRSVSGKEQSGVDSSEAKPLVIPSPVALSNGFSQIVKQVGPAVVNINTEELPKPSTSKRGRRGVPRTPQPNDPGGDDDSQQSPGDMQDFFNRFFGGQGGDDGDSGAAGERRALGSGFIVDPRGYIITNNHVVDKADKIYVKLSTDPDGGPGDEGRPATVIGVDKDTDIAVIKIESKEPLPTVKLGNSDGAQVGDWVLAIGSPFALSKTVTAGIISAKNRSIDEPSPNGVSQTQFQRFIQTDAAINPGNSGGPLVGMDGQVIGMNTAIYTQSMGSQGVGFAMPANTIANVYNMLIGPEHKVVRGSIGIQFQGAQSSAVNRVYGFSNGVIVSVVTPNGGAAKAGIQAGDVIVSIDGRNIKDGDDLVNDISARHVGSTVKLGYLREGKQNTTNVVIGDRAKTYADITGQPDDTSTPQETDAGEGKLGITVAAIPPSMAAKVGIKGGVVVTNVRPGSFADEIGLGKGQIITAINRRPVTDEASYRGIVSTLKSKDDVVFVIQSPNQKNLNSYVGGTLP; from the coding sequence ATGGATACACCGACGAACACTTCTCCTACTCTGTTTGAGCGCATTCGCAGCCACCGCCTTGCGACGACTTTCTCGCTCCTCGCAACACTTTCGATCGGCATTTTGGCCGGCTCTGTCCTCACCAGGAGCGTAAGTGGCAAAGAGCAATCAGGCGTCGATTCTTCCGAAGCAAAGCCTCTCGTCATTCCATCACCCGTCGCTCTTTCTAACGGGTTCTCACAGATTGTCAAACAAGTCGGTCCTGCCGTCGTCAATATCAACACCGAAGAACTGCCTAAACCCTCAACAAGCAAGCGTGGCAGACGTGGCGTCCCGAGGACTCCACAGCCGAACGATCCAGGTGGCGACGATGACAGCCAGCAATCACCGGGCGATATGCAGGACTTCTTCAACCGCTTCTTCGGCGGCCAGGGTGGCGATGATGGCGACAGCGGTGCTGCAGGAGAACGCCGCGCACTCGGGTCGGGTTTCATCGTTGATCCTCGCGGCTACATCATCACCAACAATCATGTCGTTGACAAGGCCGACAAGATCTACGTAAAACTCTCCACCGATCCCGATGGCGGTCCAGGGGACGAAGGCCGCCCTGCCACGGTCATCGGCGTTGATAAAGATACTGACATTGCGGTGATTAAGATCGAGAGCAAGGAGCCTTTGCCTACTGTTAAGCTGGGTAACTCTGACGGCGCGCAGGTTGGTGACTGGGTGTTGGCCATTGGCAGCCCTTTTGCGCTCTCTAAAACGGTTACCGCCGGCATTATCTCTGCAAAAAATCGCAGCATTGACGAACCAAGTCCCAATGGCGTCTCCCAAACCCAATTTCAGCGTTTCATCCAGACTGATGCTGCTATCAATCCAGGAAACTCAGGCGGACCGCTAGTCGGCATGGATGGACAAGTCATAGGAATGAACACTGCCATCTACACCCAATCAATGGGGTCGCAGGGCGTCGGGTTCGCAATGCCTGCCAACACCATCGCGAATGTTTACAACATGCTCATCGGGCCCGAACACAAAGTCGTTCGTGGGTCCATCGGCATTCAGTTCCAAGGTGCGCAGTCTTCCGCGGTGAATCGTGTGTATGGCTTCTCCAACGGCGTGATTGTCAGCGTTGTCACTCCAAATGGTGGCGCAGCCAAGGCCGGAATTCAGGCCGGTGACGTCATCGTCTCCATTGATGGCCGCAACATTAAAGATGGCGACGATCTGGTGAACGATATCTCCGCTCGCCATGTTGGATCGACTGTCAAGCTCGGGTATCTGCGTGAAGGCAAGCAGAATACTACTAATGTCGTCATTGGAGATCGCGCTAAGACCTACGCTGACATCACTGGCCAACCAGATGATACCTCTACCCCGCAGGAGACAGACGCGGGAGAAGGCAAGCTAGGTATTACAGTCGCCGCGATTCCGCCCTCGATGGCCGCAAAGGTAGGAATCAAGGGGGGTGTTGTCGTCACCAATGTTCGGCCTGGCTCCTTTGCAGATGAAATCGGACTTGGCAAAGGGCAGATCATTACTGCGATCAACCGCCGTCCGGTGACCGATGAGGCAAGTTATCGTGGCATAGTCTCAACCCTCAAATCCAAAGACGACGTTGTTTTTGTGATTCAGTCTCCTAATCAGAAAAATCTTAACTCCTATGTAGGCGGAACGCTTCCGTAG
- a CDS encoding peptidoglycan-binding domain-containing protein, whose protein sequence is MRFANALSISVLIVATSLPCLALTHAHRGPTSPKLLSKHSKLGSKTTGQHAIDDTRATQIQTSLIKSGYLAGAASGHWDSQTESAMQKFQEDNGWQTKLIPDSRAIIKLGLGPAHTSSTSSTSSTMASPETSSTSSFMQR, encoded by the coding sequence ATGCGGTTTGCTAACGCACTTTCAATTTCGGTTCTTATCGTGGCAACATCCTTGCCGTGTCTCGCATTGACTCATGCCCATCGTGGTCCGACATCGCCAAAGCTGCTTAGCAAACATTCCAAATTAGGTTCAAAAACGACAGGACAGCACGCAATCGATGACACTCGCGCAACGCAGATTCAGACCTCGCTCATCAAGTCCGGCTATCTCGCAGGAGCGGCGTCCGGCCATTGGGATTCCCAGACCGAATCGGCCATGCAAAAATTTCAAGAAGACAACGGCTGGCAGACTAAATTGATCCCCGACTCCCGTGCAATTATCAAGCTTGGTCTTGGGCCGGCACACACCTCCAGCACGAGTTCGACTTCTTCAACTATGGCTTCTCCCGAAACATCCTCTACTTCCAGCTTCATGCAGAGATAG
- the fliN gene encoding flagellar motor switch protein FliN has translation MNPNETTGMDPGIGLLCDIELDATLQFGSRDMPLREVLELGPGDVVELDRHVSEPVDLIVGDRIVARGEVVVVNGNFALRITEVATPQLRLESIRCLF, from the coding sequence ATGAATCCGAACGAGACAACCGGAATGGACCCAGGAATCGGGTTGCTGTGCGACATTGAGCTGGACGCGACGTTGCAGTTTGGTTCGCGGGATATGCCGTTGCGTGAGGTGCTTGAGCTTGGACCAGGCGATGTAGTCGAACTGGACCGTCACGTATCTGAACCGGTCGATCTGATTGTCGGGGACAGAATTGTGGCACGGGGTGAGGTCGTTGTGGTCAACGGTAACTTTGCGTTGCGCATCACCGAGGTGGCAACGCCGCAACTGAGATTGGAGAGCATACGATGCCTTTTCTAA
- a CDS encoding flagellar motor switch protein FliM, with product MGKQLGQGDIDALFAAAGASTSVPSDLASESLLERYDFSRAGQISNDQMRAISSVNDLFARNMMHTLGAWLRTPFKMKLVAGEQLPFSEFLERLSSPTYVCSIRLEPLGAVGLLELELALASPVVDVLLGGAGRPWPARELTDIEDAILNSVVQMMVQELNLAWQSVGLEFVFEKRESEAAVARMLTAGEKTLCVSFEARMPEAQGAMNICLPAVVLNAILRRLISEGDRPKRRSKEAQVRMRELMGEAKLGAVLQFPNLRLRASELATLKPGSVLRLPLAKHSASELRVGGLRFGQAYPVRVGEHRGAQLESGNDVYQRGALRDGNTADQKSVN from the coding sequence ATGGGAAAGCAGCTTGGGCAGGGAGATATTGACGCATTGTTTGCGGCGGCTGGGGCTAGTACCTCAGTGCCGTCGGATCTGGCAAGCGAGTCGTTGCTGGAACGATACGACTTCAGCCGCGCAGGCCAGATTAGCAACGATCAGATGCGGGCAATCAGTTCGGTGAATGATTTATTTGCGCGCAACATGATGCACACATTGGGTGCGTGGCTGCGAACACCGTTCAAGATGAAGCTGGTGGCGGGTGAACAACTACCGTTTAGCGAGTTCCTCGAACGGTTGTCTTCGCCGACCTATGTATGTTCGATTCGACTCGAACCGTTAGGTGCGGTGGGATTGCTCGAACTTGAGCTTGCCCTGGCATCGCCGGTTGTGGATGTTTTGCTGGGTGGTGCGGGGCGGCCATGGCCAGCGAGGGAGTTAACTGATATTGAAGATGCGATCCTGAACTCTGTCGTGCAAATGATGGTCCAGGAGCTGAACTTGGCTTGGCAATCGGTGGGCCTAGAGTTTGTCTTTGAGAAACGGGAGTCCGAAGCAGCGGTGGCACGGATGTTGACTGCCGGTGAAAAGACGTTGTGCGTAAGCTTCGAAGCGAGAATGCCGGAAGCTCAGGGAGCGATGAACATCTGTCTTCCGGCAGTTGTGCTGAACGCGATATTGCGTCGGCTGATCTCTGAAGGCGATCGACCCAAGCGACGCTCGAAGGAAGCACAGGTGCGAATGCGTGAGTTGATGGGTGAGGCAAAGCTTGGTGCAGTGCTGCAGTTTCCCAATCTACGACTGCGGGCGAGTGAGTTAGCGACCCTAAAACCGGGATCGGTATTGCGTCTCCCACTTGCGAAGCATTCGGCATCGGAGTTGCGGGTCGGTGGGTTGCGATTTGGGCAAGCGTATCCGGTGCGAGTGGGGGAGCACCGAGGAGCACAACTTGAAAGCGGTAATGACGTCTATCAGCGCGGTGCTTTACGTGACGGCAATACAGCCGATCAGAAAAGCGTTAACTAA
- a CDS encoding sigma-70 family RNA polymerase sigma factor, giving the protein MKGLIHGAVFTPFAGNGLTGSENPTDRDLLLMEHLPTVRYLARRIHERLPQHVELDDLVSAGVVGLIDAFSKFDHKKKVQFKSYAQFRIRGAILDSLRTLDWSPRELRRKGRAVEEAMRAVTQRVGRAPSEQEIAKELELPLTEYQLLLGDLKGLEIGSLHMERSEDSGDEELTYIPGAPDEDPLFRCLKGEMKQRLADAIDELPEKERMVLTLYYYEELTMKEIGLTLGVVESRVSQIHSSAVLRLRVALSGLRNGNGADAVKTSGSKRKSVR; this is encoded by the coding sequence GTGAAGGGGCTAATACACGGGGCAGTATTTACGCCATTTGCTGGAAATGGGCTGACAGGATCAGAAAACCCAACCGATCGGGACCTGTTGCTCATGGAGCACCTGCCAACGGTCCGTTACCTCGCGCGACGGATTCATGAGCGACTGCCGCAGCACGTGGAGCTGGACGATTTGGTTTCGGCTGGTGTGGTTGGGTTAATCGATGCCTTCTCTAAGTTTGATCATAAGAAAAAGGTACAGTTCAAAAGCTACGCACAATTTCGAATTCGAGGGGCAATTCTTGATTCGCTGCGAACGTTGGATTGGAGCCCGAGAGAGTTGCGACGGAAGGGACGGGCGGTTGAAGAGGCAATGCGAGCAGTGACGCAACGGGTCGGGCGTGCACCATCAGAGCAAGAGATTGCGAAGGAACTTGAGCTGCCCCTGACAGAATATCAATTGCTGCTGGGGGATTTGAAGGGACTTGAGATCGGAAGTCTCCACATGGAACGTTCAGAGGACTCAGGTGATGAGGAACTTACCTATATCCCAGGCGCGCCTGATGAGGATCCTTTGTTTCGTTGCCTGAAGGGCGAAATGAAACAGCGATTGGCAGATGCGATCGACGAGCTCCCGGAGAAAGAGCGAATGGTACTGACGTTGTACTACTACGAGGAGTTGACCATGAAGGAGATCGGCCTGACCTTGGGCGTTGTGGAATCGAGGGTTTCGCAGATCCATTCTTCAGCTGTCCTACGGCTTAGAGTGGCGCTCTCTGGCCTAAGGAACGGAAATGGTGCCGATGCGGTTAAGACATCAGGTTCTAAACGGAAGAGCGTCAGATAG
- the flhA gene encoding flagellar biosynthesis protein FlhA: MAKLQTLMLPVAAISMVFVMIIPVPSVVLDILLATSITASVIVFLTAVQVRRAVDFSVFPTLLLLLTLFRLSLNLASSRRILLHGQEGTHAAGAVIEAFGQFVVGGNYVVGLVLFLALIAIQFLVVSHGAVRTAEVTARFTLDALPGKQMAIDADMNAGLIDEQGARKRRQAIAREAEFYGAMDGAAKFNQRDSLATILITAINIVAGLLIGVLQHGTDLVTAVKTYTILTVGDGLVTMIPSLLVSIAGGMVLTRASSAGSLDEELGTQLLKSRNTLWIACGVLLGLALVPGLPKLSFVLLAAGIGLIARRLPAAKDAALVLAEEVGASVKGDKAKASDSAKSENLASLLKMDELTLEIGFQLIPLVDEKQGGQMLNRVRALRRHLATELGFIVPPVHITDNLRLKPREYVVSLRSVEIARWQTEQNSLLAVNPDPKARVLPGVETKEPAFGVQARWIQPGLEEQALAAGYSVVDQTTVIGTHLGELIRRHAHELLGRQEVKRLLDNLNDSHPKLVEELVPKLMTLGEVQRVLQQLLREQVSIRDLGAILEILVEAAQQSKNVVHLVESVRQSLGRGLVHSLLDGDGGLKVLVLEPGLESELLQTFDPQGSGLLLGDGVRSAGMRSDFLKRLVESVKRLTGGVSTSALPVLLCPSPARYHVRRWLEPFLPKVTVLAPGEIPPEIRVRSVGTVG; the protein is encoded by the coding sequence ATGGCGAAGCTGCAAACATTGATGCTGCCCGTGGCCGCGATCAGCATGGTCTTTGTAATGATCATTCCGGTACCAAGCGTGGTGTTGGATATCCTGCTGGCAACTTCGATTACGGCTTCGGTGATTGTGTTCTTGACTGCGGTGCAGGTGAGACGCGCGGTAGATTTCTCCGTGTTTCCTACATTGCTGTTGTTACTAACGTTGTTTCGTTTGTCACTGAACTTAGCTTCGAGCCGTCGAATTTTGCTGCATGGGCAAGAAGGTACACACGCTGCTGGAGCAGTAATCGAGGCGTTCGGACAGTTTGTGGTCGGTGGAAACTATGTGGTGGGACTTGTATTGTTTCTTGCTTTGATCGCGATCCAATTTTTAGTAGTTAGTCACGGTGCGGTGCGTACGGCTGAGGTAACGGCGCGGTTTACGCTCGATGCGCTGCCTGGTAAGCAAATGGCGATCGATGCAGACATGAACGCCGGGCTGATAGATGAGCAGGGAGCGAGGAAGCGGCGGCAAGCGATCGCACGCGAGGCTGAATTCTATGGCGCAATGGATGGTGCGGCGAAGTTCAATCAACGAGATTCACTGGCGACAATTTTAATTACTGCAATCAATATAGTGGCTGGATTGTTGATTGGAGTTCTGCAGCACGGTACAGATTTAGTTACCGCAGTAAAGACTTATACGATTTTGACTGTAGGTGATGGTTTAGTCACGATGATTCCCAGCCTGTTGGTGTCCATCGCCGGAGGTATGGTATTGACTCGGGCATCGTCAGCGGGATCGCTTGACGAAGAACTTGGCACACAACTGCTAAAAAGCCGCAATACTCTTTGGATTGCATGCGGCGTGTTACTTGGTCTGGCTTTGGTTCCAGGATTACCGAAACTGTCGTTTGTACTGCTAGCGGCCGGGATTGGTTTGATCGCTCGCCGACTGCCGGCTGCGAAGGACGCCGCGTTGGTTCTGGCAGAAGAAGTGGGAGCTTCTGTAAAGGGTGATAAGGCTAAGGCATCCGATTCTGCAAAGAGTGAAAATCTGGCTTCGCTACTGAAGATGGACGAGCTAACTCTGGAGATCGGATTCCAGCTGATTCCACTGGTGGATGAGAAACAAGGTGGGCAAATGCTTAATCGAGTTCGTGCACTGAGGCGGCATCTTGCGACCGAGTTAGGGTTCATTGTTCCGCCGGTTCATATTACTGACAACCTGCGGTTGAAACCTCGAGAGTATGTTGTCAGTCTTCGCAGCGTTGAGATTGCCCGCTGGCAAACCGAACAAAACTCATTACTAGCAGTGAATCCTGATCCGAAGGCACGAGTACTCCCCGGCGTCGAGACGAAGGAACCTGCATTTGGGGTACAGGCACGGTGGATCCAACCAGGATTAGAGGAACAAGCGTTGGCGGCGGGCTACTCAGTTGTTGATCAGACGACGGTGATTGGGACACATCTTGGCGAACTAATTCGTAGGCACGCACATGAGTTGCTGGGACGTCAGGAGGTGAAGCGTCTACTGGACAACCTGAACGACAGCCATCCAAAGCTAGTTGAGGAGTTGGTGCCGAAGCTAATGACTCTCGGTGAGGTGCAACGAGTATTGCAACAGCTTTTAAGAGAGCAAGTCTCGATTCGTGATCTTGGAGCGATTCTCGAAATTCTTGTGGAAGCAGCGCAACAGTCGAAGAACGTGGTGCACCTTGTGGAGAGCGTTCGACAGTCGCTGGGAAGAGGGCTGGTGCATTCGTTACTAGACGGTGACGGGGGGCTAAAGGTGCTGGTGCTGGAGCCGGGGCTTGAAAGCGAGCTGCTGCAGACCTTTGATCCTCAGGGCTCCGGTCTACTACTAGGCGATGGAGTGCGGTCAGCAGGAATGCGTTCTGATTTTTTGAAGCGGTTAGTGGAATCTGTGAAACGCCTAACCGGAGGTGTTTCTACCTCGGCACTCCCCGTGCTTCTATGTCCGAGTCCAGCCCGTTATCACGTACGGCGTTGGCTGGAACCATTTTTGCCGAAGGTGACTGTGCTAGCACCAGGAGAGATTCCTCCGGAGATTCGGGTACGCAGCGTTGGCACAGTCGGATGA
- a CDS encoding EscU/YscU/HrcU family type III secretion system export apparatus switch protein, which translates to MADKGTEQATPLRKKKAKEKGDSVRSRELLSAMAMMGGVMTIGAISNGFVSSWGKVYVESLRSASTGISGVNGQSGEQLFIEAVRRILLPALLPVGLVMAAAFSGALVSGVAQSGGLKIHPSALELKFSKLNPVTNFSNLFSLRSATRLVKSLVPAAVMVVLGWGVLKTLIIPMPVMSLMRLPATFSAAYGLALDAAWVTLVWSGLDYAIEWRSWNQRLKMSKQELREEMRDAMGNPQVKAKIRQIQRAMRKRKVKTDMSRASVVITNPTHYAVALEFSFETMSAPTLLAKGRDLLAAEIREEARWAGVPIIENPPLARSLYKMVEPGQSIPFELYAAVAGILAYLYRQKAEERVRRDRHAQEKEQRAQQGAERFNRSGNQETSGMIGMHNFGGGM; encoded by the coding sequence ATGGCGGATAAGGGAACGGAGCAGGCTACTCCGCTGCGCAAGAAGAAGGCGAAGGAGAAGGGTGACAGCGTTCGTAGCCGTGAACTGTTGTCTGCAATGGCGATGATGGGTGGAGTCATGACGATCGGGGCCATATCGAATGGATTTGTTTCCAGTTGGGGCAAGGTGTATGTCGAAAGTCTGCGCTCGGCCTCGACAGGAATTAGCGGCGTGAACGGACAAAGTGGTGAACAACTCTTTATTGAAGCAGTGCGACGAATTCTTTTGCCGGCGCTGCTTCCAGTTGGTCTGGTGATGGCGGCAGCCTTTTCCGGTGCGCTGGTATCGGGAGTCGCACAGAGCGGTGGGCTAAAAATTCATCCTAGTGCACTGGAGCTAAAGTTTTCGAAGTTGAATCCGGTCACAAATTTTAGCAACTTATTTAGCTTGCGGTCCGCGACGCGCCTAGTGAAATCTCTGGTGCCAGCAGCGGTAATGGTTGTGTTGGGATGGGGAGTCCTGAAGACGCTGATAATCCCGATGCCAGTGATGAGTTTGATGAGGCTACCGGCGACTTTCTCCGCCGCGTATGGGCTCGCACTGGATGCAGCCTGGGTGACGTTGGTCTGGTCAGGTTTGGATTACGCCATCGAATGGCGGAGCTGGAATCAACGGTTGAAGATGAGCAAGCAGGAGTTGCGCGAAGAGATGCGCGACGCGATGGGCAATCCTCAGGTGAAGGCGAAGATCCGACAAATTCAACGAGCGATGCGCAAACGCAAGGTGAAAACAGATATGTCTCGTGCCAGCGTGGTAATTACGAACCCTACACACTATGCAGTGGCGCTGGAGTTCAGTTTCGAGACGATGTCGGCGCCGACGCTGTTGGCCAAGGGCCGCGATCTGCTGGCCGCAGAGATTCGCGAAGAGGCCAGATGGGCTGGTGTTCCGATCATCGAAAACCCGCCCCTGGCGCGAAGTTTGTACAAGATGGTAGAGCCTGGTCAATCAATTCCGTTTGAGCTATATGCTGCTGTTGCCGGAATTCTTGCCTACCTCTATCGACAGAAAGCCGAGGAGCGTGTGCGTCGTGACCGTCATGCGCAAGAGAAGGAGCAACGAGCTCAGCAAGGCGCGGAACGGTTCAATCGAAGCGGAAATCAGGAAACAAGCGGGATGATTGGTATGCATAATTTTGGAGGTGGGATGTGA